One Phoenix dactylifera cultivar Barhee BC4 chromosome 8, palm_55x_up_171113_PBpolish2nd_filt_p, whole genome shotgun sequence genomic window carries:
- the LOC103695955 gene encoding alpha,alpha-trehalose-phosphate synthase [UDP-forming] 6-like, translated as MVSRSYSNLLELTSGEPPSVGRIRRRIPRVMTVAGIISDLDDDSDSDTSAGPSSSPGDRTIVVANHLPIRAHRRPDGRGWTFSWDKDSLLLQLKDAIGDRCDMEFFYVGCLRDEIAPAEQDEVGQILLETFKCVPAFLPPDLLARFYHGFCKQQLWPLFHYMLPLSPELGGRFDRSLWQAYVSVNKIFADKILEVINPDEDFVWVHDYHLMVLPTFLRKRFNRVKLGFFLHSPFPPSEIYKTLPVREELLRALLNSDLIGFHTFNYARHFLSCCSRLLGLPYESKRGYIGLEYYGRTVSIKILPVGIHMGQLRSVLSLPETEAKVAELIEQFRDRGRVMLLGVDDMDIFKGISLKLLAMEELLEQHAEWRGKVVLVQIANPARGRGRDVREVQEATQATARRINEAYGADGYEPVILIDKPLQFYERMAHYVVAECCLVTAVRDGMNLIPYEYIIARQGNEMLDRVLGLNPSTPRKSMLVVSEFIGCSPSLSGAIRVNPWNIEAVADAMVYALEMSGPEKQLRHEKHYRYVGTHDVGYWANSFLQDLARTCQGHSKRRCWGIGFGLGFRVVALDSNFRKLSMEHIVLAYKRTKTRAILLDYDGTLMPQASIDKSPSSKSIEILNSLCADMHNVVFIVSARSRSTLSEWFSPCENLGMAAEHGYFLRLKRDAEWETCAPAADCSWKQIAEPVMKLYTETTDGSTIEDKETALVWSYEDADPDFGSCQAKELLDHLESVLANEPVSVKSGPLIVEVKPQGVSKGLVAQRLLSVMQERGSSPDFILCIGDDRSDEDMFEVISTAVAGSSLTPTAEVFACTVCRKPSKAKYYLDDTAEIVRLMQGLAAVSDLALRSSQSV; from the exons ATGGTGTCTAGATCCTATTCGAACCTTCTCGAGCTGACCTCCGGCGAGCCGCCGTCCGTCGGCCGGATTCGCCGCCGGATCCCCCGGGTGATGACGGTGGCCGGCATCATCTCCGACCTCGACGATGACTCCGACTCCGATACCTCTGCCGGCCCGTCCTCCTCCCCCGGCGACCGCACCATCGTCGTCGCCAACCACCTCCCAATCCGCGCCCACCGCCGCCCCGACGGCCGCGGCTGGACCTTCTCCTGGGACAAGGactccctcctcctccagctcaaGGATGCCATCGGCGATCGCTGCGACATGGAATTCTTCTACGTCGGCTGCCTTCGCGACGAGATCGCCCCCGCCGAGCAGGACGAGGTCGGCCAGATCCTCCTCGAGACCTTCAAGTGCGTGCCGGCCTTCCTGCCGCCCGACCTCCTCGCCCGCTTCTACCATGGCTTCTGCAAGCAGCAGCTGTGGCCGCTCTTCCACTACATGCTCCCGCTGTCGCCGGAGCTCGGCGGCCGCTTCGACCGCTCTCTCTGGCAGGCCTACGTCTCCGTCAACAAGATATTTGCCGATAAGATCCTAGAGGTGATCAATCCTGACGAGGATTTTGTCTGGGTCCATGACTACCACCTCATGGTCCTGCCGACCTTCCTCAGGAAAAGGTTTAACCGGGTCAAGCTCGGATTTTTCCTCCATAGTCCATTCCCCCCCTCGGAAATCTACAAGACTCTGCCGGTCCGGGAGGAGCTCCTGCGGGCGCTGCTGAATTCGGACTTGATCGGATTCCACACCTTTAATTATGCTCGCCATTTCCTGTCCTGCTGTAGCAGGTTGCTCGGGCTGCCGTACGAGTCGAAGAGGGGCTACATTGGATTGGAGTATTACGGCCGGACGGTTAGCATCAAGATACTGCCGGTTGGAATTCATATGGGCCAGCTGAGGTCGGTGCTGAGCCTCCCGGAGACCGAGGCGAAGGTCGCCGAGCTCATCGAGCAGTTCCGGGATCGGGGAAGGGTGATGCTTCTCGGCGTCGACGACATGGACATCTTTAAAGGGATCAGCTTGAAGCTGCTGGCCATGGAGGAGTTGCTCGAGCAGCATGCGGAGTGGAGGGGGAAGGTGGTCTTGGTTCAGATTGCTAATCCggcgagggggagggggagggatgtCAGGGAAGTCCAGGAGGCGACCCAGGCGACGGCGAGGAGGATCAATGAGGCCTATGGTGCGGATGGGTACGAACCTGTTATCTTGATCGATAAGCCGCTTCAGTTCTATGAGAGAATGGCTCATTATGTGGTGGCAGAGTGTTGTTTGGTGACGGCGGTGAGGGATGGCATGAATCTTATCCCTTATGAGTACATTATCGCCCGGCAGGGGAATGAGATGTTGGATAGGGTCTTGGGCTTGAATCCTTCCACGCCGAGGAAGAGCATGTTGGTGGTTTCGGAGTTCATCGGCTGCTCGCCGTCATTGAGCGGGGCCATCCGGGTGAATCCATGGAATATAGAAGCAGTGGCTGATGCCATGGTCTATGCACTGGAGATGTCTGGGCCAGAGAAGCAGCTACGGCATGAGAAACACTACAGGTATGTCGGCACACACGATGTCGGCTACTGGGCGAATAGTTTCTTGCAGGATTTGGCAAGGACATGCCAGGGCCATTCCAAGAGGAGGTGCTGGGGAATTGGGTTTGGTTTAGGGTTCAGGGTTGTGGCTCTTGATTCAAACTTTAGGAAGCTATCAATGGAGCACATTGTTTTGGCTTACAAGAGAACTAAAACCCGGGCCATCCTGTTAGATTATGATGGTACGCTGATGCCGCAAGCATCGATAGATAAGAGCCCGAGCTCGAAGTCCATTGAAATCTTAAATAGTTTGTGTGCTGATATGCATAATGTGGTCTTTATTGTTAGTGCTAGAAGTCGAAGCACTCTCAGTGAGTGGTTCTCGCCTTGCGAGAATCTAGGTATGGCTGCAGAGCATGGCTACTTTCTGAG GTTGAAGAGAGATGCAGAGTGGGAAACCTGTGCTCCCGCAGCCGACTGCAGTTGGAAGCAGATTGCAGAGCCTGTAATGAAGCTATATACTGAAACAACCGACGGCTCGACCATCGAAGATAAGGAAACTGCACTTGTCTGGTCCTATGAGGATGCCGATCCTGACTTTGGGTCTTGCCAAGCCAAGGAGCTCCTCGATCATCTTGAGAGCGTCCTCGCGAATGAGCCAGTATCGGTGAAGAGTGGTCCACTCATCGTGGAGGTTAAACCACAG GGTGTGAGCAAGGGCCTGGTGGCCCAGCGCCTTCTGTCTGTCATGCAGGAGAGGGGCTCATCACCAGACTTTATACTGTGCATTGGGGATGACAGGTCTGATGAAGATATGTTTGAAGTTATTAGCACTGCCGTGGCAGGCAGTTCTCTAACTCCTACGGCGGAGGTGTTTGCTTGCACGGTTTGTCGGAAGCCCAGTAAGGCCAAATATTATCTGGATGATACAGCCGAGATTGTTAGGCTGATGCAGGGATTGGCTGCAGTCTCAGATCTAGCACTCAGAAGCTCACAATCGGTTTAG